DNA sequence from the Sulfurimonas sp. HSL3-7 genome:
CATCCCGATAAACATCTTGACGAGATCGAGACCGCGACCAAAATGAGCAGCGATATCATCGAAGCCTACAAGATCATCATGGAGTACGTCAAGCACTACGAATACCGTTTTGACGAAGAGTTTATCAAACAGAAGACGATCTCGCCTGAAGAGTGGTGGAACAACCAGTTCGGCGGACGATAAAAATGTTGAATGTTGAATGTTGAATGTTGAATTATAATAAGGTATCAGGCCAAGCCTGAAAAAGGCGCTTTCACTTTAACAAAAGCGCCCAGTTGCTCTATTCTACAAATGTTACGGTATCGTTCATCGGTACACGTGCCGGCTGATAG
Encoded proteins:
- a CDS encoding J domain-containing protein, coding for MHSFEEVMKAKTLLGLRDSASLPEIKARYKNLMHQWHPDKHLDEIETATKMSSDIIEAYKIIMEYVKHYEYRFDEEFIKQKTISPEEWWNNQFGGR